The DNA segment TGGCCAATACTTCAGGTAGTCAACAATCATTTTTCCTTTTCGTTATGTAAATCACTCTTTGTGTGTGAGtgtttttcataaaatatcTTCATAGAGTTCTAAATAAGCAAGTACAATGGTAGGAGACTGATGTGGCAAAACTCATCAGCTCGCTGTTTCAATGTTTCAAGTAAGTTgagtcatttttcttctttgcgTAATATGTGGTTGCAGTGTGATTAAATTGCTTAAAAGTCATTTTATTTTGATGTTTCAGACCGTCGTGTTGATGTTATTTAACGATGCATAAAAACTTAGCTTTGAAGACATAACAGATTCCACAAACATTCAAGGCAAGGAACTGAGAAGGACCTTGAAGTCACTTGCATGTGGAAAAATTCGTGTCCTGTTGTAGGTAGAAATCTGAAACTCTGTAACCGTGTTTACTACTTATGCAGAAACTTTTGAGATCTTATATTAATTTCTTAGTAGGTTCCAAAAGGAAAAGGTCTAGAGGACGGTGAGCAGTTTGCTTCCAGTGACCATTTTACAGCTCCTCTGTATCACATTAAGGTAAACGTTTGTTTTTCCCCTCCCTCACTTCATAATCATATAACATGACCTTGTTAAGTTGATCAAATCTTGGTGCAGATTAACGCAAGTATAGAGAGTTTGATCAATCGAGAATACATGGAGAGAGATAAGAGTAATCCTCAGATATACGATTATCTTGCTTAGAACATCTCTTTACTTGGTTTCTAAGCCTTTTTCACACTCTTCTTCTAACATTTCCGTGTGTATATTTGTAACAAACACACACAATTTGggaaacataaatatattttccgaatcctcaagaaagaaaaagattttaaaaaaacttttgagattTCAGATCCTGTGTTCTGTGTCATTTAGTTttgctttgttttctttttattgattGGATTGCCAAGAATGTTCAGTTTAAATCTACGTATTCGGGGTGGTTTAGATATATAccgatataaaataattatagagGATTTCTAATAGACTACTCGGCTTTTATTTGAAAAGATAATAATCTTGAAATAGAATTGTATTTCACTataattttagtttgtttttaaaatagtaaAGTACTGACTAATCTTATACTATTAGAAATCAATCCAAGCCCATGGAAAAAAATCAAAGCTCATTTGGAGGTTGAATTCTCAACTCACCAGCTCAGAAACACACACAAGTCATGTGATCATCTGCACAAGAAAGAAAACAAGGTTGGTCAACagcaaaacagaaacaaaatgTAGGCGTACGTAAAAGCAAATGCAACCTCTTCACCAGCTCGGGCTAGTAAATTTGCTCTCCTAGATGATGATGTAGCTTAAATCATGTAGCCTAGGATGCTCTACTATATAAGATAATGATGAGTGAAAATCAATAAGAAAAGTTATTTCTTACATTGGTCTTACCCTTCATTCAAAAACCAAGTAATGAATATATAGTTACTTACTTTTTAATCTAATTTTATCCGTATTTTATTAtggagataaatatataataaaattaaaattacatactctaaaataattttttgaataaaacCAAGAATGCAGTTGAAAATATTCTTACCGAAATTCATGGTCCGTGAAAAACAAATAAACCTGCATAACCGAAAAGATGCAGTATAGACCTACTCAAGTGTTGTCTCTTTCCTCTCTTTCGTAGTTAGAACATTTCTAATAGTACTCTATCTTTTTCggttatgtaaataaaaaatatagaataaaagTTATTCAGttaatatatcaaattttacacaaatataaaaaatggacagtattactcaaatttagaataacactatttatttattctatttttagaGTTAAGActctctttttttaaaaaaaaaatgatctctTATTCTTATATGTTTGCATTTTCTATTTATTGTTATAACTTcgtatatttaaattaataatattaattattaaactagtTGAAACTTTAAATATACTAATAACTTATAATGAATTATGAATATTTGCACTCCCTACCCACACAATTTACTATATTTAGTGATCTACCTAAACACACTGTTGCGCACTGTTTTTGCCTTAAAGTTTTGCTTACTCCATCATCACTATTTCCCTCAAATTTTTACAGTGTTATGCAGATTCTTAATATCTAATTTCTTTTAGTATTTTGAGTAAATTTACTCAATTATTAATACAATAACATGAtcatttataaactaaaaatacatattcaacaacaaaaaagattcaaaataataatcttgTAACTAAGAAACTTATTACAACACATTGTGATTTAATAATATTGTGGTAATATTTTCAGAGGGTacacaataaaataaaagggtAGAATTTTAACGTTTTATGGGTTATACCATAATAAAAAACTAGCTAGAGAATGAATATTTAGAAATCTTAAGGAATGTTAAGGAATCATAGGTAACAAATATTCtttgtaaataatgtaaattgtAAAGAATGCTAAAAAATTAGTTATTCCTATTCATTCTCTTGGTCACCATTTGAAGCTTTAAAAGCGATTTACACTTTATACTACTCACATAAACGTGAACTTCATAGTCCAGATTTTCAACCGATTCTAAATCAATTTCTGACGAGTAAGATATATAAACCGAAGTAATGTATAATCTAATGCACAAGAGTCATacataaacattttatataGTCTGTATTCATTTAACAATTCAAATACAATCATTATATATGCGATACATTATTTTACAATACAAATTAAACTAAATAGCAGTAATGTAATATGAATCTTTGTTCACCTGAATTTTCTTTTAAGCTAAACGTCTTTTTAActctagtttaaaaaaaaataaaagttaattttaGAAGCTGGTTCAAATATTCGTAAGGTTAAATTAAATCTTCTATCTCTTTTCTCAAATAAACAAGgatttgtatcttttttttttcattttaatcatTGCAATAGTAACTTTATCTATTTGAAAGATCCCTTTGTTTGGCAAACTAACCAAGTCATTTACAAACACGTATAGTCATTTAATAACATAAAGTTTATAAAGTAGATTACCTCTAAAACTATAAACCTTAGTTTATTTGCGTGAAGGCACGCTTAAAATGCCTTGATATGAATATGATACTATGTTTGAAACTTTAGGGTTTAAATCAATGATAGTGGGGTTTGGCCAAATCTTTTGACTTGTAAGATGGAATGTTTTTCCCATGTTGTATTGTCATAAATTACTCGTAAACATGAACATACTTTTATATTCTTACTAAAAATAGACATATATAGTGTAATTGTTTTTCGTGCATTGGCGAAACTTCTTTCCGTAAGCACTTAGTTGATAAGAAAGAAACACGTCTAGATATTCAAACTCTGTAGATGTACCCAGAAAATCTACCAAGTTCATGGCACCTGTTATTTTCACTATTAGGCTTTAAATTTTCCTTACTTTCATTGAATCAGAACATAAAGCATATGAGAACGATATGACAAGTTAAACACCATAACAACAACGTGCGGTTCAAATATAAGTTAATATCTTTCATTTGTTAgatgtaaatataatttcaaattttccaTTATATATAGAATGTATTGAAATATGAAGTTACAAGGATTTATTAATTGAAGAGAAAatgaactatatatattatatatacatagaaaTATGAAGCATACCTATATATACCTTCACACTGTGAGTCTGTGACTGTGTTtgactaagaccatctccaacccatacctattttttcctctataattcccacaaaaatagagtaactctattattgAGTAagttttgctccaatggtttactctataatagagttactctattatagaggggAAAATAGAGGGATTTCATTTTttcactccaaatatagagtgaaaaagtGAAATCCCTCTATTTTCTCCTatataatagagtaactctattatagagtaaaccattggagcaaaacttactctataatagagttactctatttttgtgggaattatagaggaaaaaataggtatgggttggagatgccctaaggaACTAAAAGATCACTATTGTTGTAAAATATCGAAGGAGTAtgtgaaatattattttctagaaGCATTTGACTTGAATTCCGACAAAGTCTAGCACTCTAGCCTATCCGCTTTCCATAAGCACCAGATAAATAAAAGAACCTAATATTTATTGATCGATATTATACGATTTATAGTTCAGAGAAACCcaatttttcaatatatattcGTTTAGCAGTTCGCTCGAATTTAATTGTTTTCGATAGTCTGGATTTAATTATTGCAAATCTAAAAATAAgatattagaatattttttttatggtcAAATCTAAACTACATCTGCCAATATATATGAATACATATGTTGATACTTGATACTTGACAAATCACACTCTGATTGCAGTAGCGTGAAGTAGCGTGAAGGTCTAATATACAACAGCAGTTTCAAATTACGTTCTCCATTTCAACTTAGATTGCtgagtttttaaaaatgataattaagGGTTAATGAGTTTTAGATGTAAAAGTTCATATCagactctttctctctctttggaTTTATTGTATTCTGAATTTTCTGACATTTAACAATCAGTTTCTTTACGTATAATTGTGATGTCTCGTTTGCGCTTTAATTCGTTGATTCACATCTATTATAGCAAGGTCTTTTTCTGTTCCTgcaattgatatatatatatatatatcacaattattggtttaaatatttagattttgatttaaaaataaactataatatttttatctacaTATAAAGGTTATAATTAACCAGAGAATTGTAGTCATtgccaaataaaaaaaaagacgattTTTAGTTTTAAGGTTGTGATAGTGCCTGTGACAGAAAATAGTTGTGTTATTATCGTCAATGAATTAGCATTTGAGTCCAACCTTGTATACCATATATTTATTGATAAATGAGATTTGCTTTTGCCAACAAttgtaagatttttaaaatagttgtaATATGTATGGGAGTTCTCAAAAGTAGCCTACTATCGAAAATGAAAATGTTAAGAATCTAGTGTAAGATTTGCAACTTTCAAGTTTGACCATTTTTTAAAGCTagaataactattttaattattttaagcaAAACTTActgtgacaaaaaaagaagaagcaaaactGAACTTTAAATCATGAACTATGAACTTGTATAGCTTTTTCAATGCAACTATATGATTTGTAATATTTCTGTTTAAGAATGTTTTCATTAAAGTATGCATGTTTTGTATAAACATTTTGTTGCACTATGTATTCCTCATCTGAAACATAATGCTACATGTAGATAATGCAGACCTTTTTTGTCAAAAGATAATGCGGGCCTTTATAGACAGAATACTGAAATCGGAAACGTTCTTTACGATAAAGGTGCTAGACCAATAAGCTTCTCTTATGTTTTTGGACCATGTTAGTTCGGAACTCGGAAGGAAATTAACTTGAGACTAATCTGCATGgactcagaagaagaaaaacagaaCGCAGAAACAAAATCATATGAAAAATTTACATGATAAAGTTAACAAATTAACACGTTAAACAGATTCAATTTAATGTCAATACctatttttgtatataagaTAAAGCGAACATCCGACAAAGATTTTGTACTATCTTTTAGATATAAAGAGATCCCTTTCAATATCAAGAGATGAATGGTATTCTCTGGTGATTCTCAAATCTAATTTTGGGAGGAATCAATCTTTGCCCTTTAAAAGTGATTAGCCGTTTGGCTTATAGGCAAAGTATCCAACCGAATTAGCTTCTTTGAGTTGATTGATTAAGCTAGGAAATTAATTGGAAGACACAGTAGAGTTGAAGCTCCTCATAAAGAGAAGCGTTTCAACGAAGTCTCTCTCCAACTTTTCTGAAGCTTTCTCGTTGTTGTGCACATCTGGAGAATGGCAGGATATTTCTTTGGTAGCGAACGGATGTTATGGAAGAAAGAGTAACTGCAGATGGTATCAGAGATTGAAGATGTTATCTCCATTGGCGGGGGAATCAAAGCTTCGTCATGGTGATAAGAGACAAAGATATGGATGAGATTACGGAGGAGGCTGCAGGCGGAGAAGCTTTGCGGTGATCGGAAAAGAGAAACTTAGCATGAAGGACACGTATGTAACACGTGTTGAGATTAGCATCCCCAAAGTTTGACACGTGCTCAAACTGATTTTCATCCACCGTTTTCTCTGTTTAACCTAATGTAATATCTTTGTTGGACTTTACTATATTTGATATCTCTGTAATTGCCCACTGGGCTTCATTTCAAGGAAATGAAAatattggcaaaaaaaaaaaaaaaaaaaaaaaagatgtatacatatattttctagggatttttgcaaaattgacatacaacttaaagtcaaacacaaaactaacctcttttttttttgaaaattggttttgccctattcaccctacaagttcatataatttacgaaaatgccatcaaatttttttttttttttttttcaaaaatgacatttttactctctcaccctcatcatcttcaagtaattacaagattgtcattgtcatcaatatcacaaccaccatgaacaaccaatttgaagctcttaatgctctcaaaatcgatttacccttcttctttttccattcttgtgaactaaacacaacatatctctcactttctctccacaatgagctaaaaaaacccaagattttgattctaaattttttatggttcatagagtcatagaagctaacgattatgggtgggtgacttccgtttgtgattctgtgtgcttggagaagccttatgtatgctaaggaacttatctcaccaatttaaggtatgacatcgagtttttttccagatctgttagtcagacgacttacttgggaagtcgtctggctgtagacgacttacctttcagtcgtctggctgtagacgacttacctggaagtcgtctggtcaacgcagaggttatttttgcaattgactttgaaatctgtaacctgagacgactgaaagttaagtcgtctactattgtttggtttcaaaaaaaaattccaaagaacctagacgacttacatttcagtcgtcataggttagttttgtatttgactggataatttcagaagtttgacttccccagacgacttacatttcagtcgtctggcaaaaattaaaataataatattttttttaaagtaaacgacttacaattaagtagtcataggttagttttgcaattgaaaaaaaaaacttcaagatttaattatacacagacgacttataattcagtcgtccaccagacgacttaattgtaagtcgtccaggatttttttccgagattctggtcaaacctcgtaaatcctggacgacttacatttcagtcgtctcgtggacgactgaattataagtcgtctgtatataattaaatcttgaagtttttttttcaattgcaaaactaacctatgacgacttaactgtaagtcgtctacttttaaaaaatattattattttaattttcactagacgactgaaatgtaagtcgtccaaaaagtcaaacttctgaaataatccagtcaaatgcaaaactaacctctgacgactgaaatataagtcgtctagcttttttggagttttttttttaaccaaacaatagtagacgacttaactttcagtcgtccgaaataacagatttcaaagtcaattgcaaaaataacctctgcgttgaccagacgacatatagtttagtcgtctagacaacttagattgaagtcgtccgcgtcttctccactagtttttaagtcttctacgttagtttttgaataacttgtatttttaagagtgataagtaacttcaagatatgtaaaactcatatttacaaaatatgttctatcccttagttttactaaatttgactaagtttttcaatgcaaacttataaaaaatatgatatgctttgactagttactattgtttgttttcatCTCTTACCAactttcttgtttattaagatgagaaaaaggccattggagtttattattgcatatgagagatccaaagataagaaaaaggctactgaagtctattatttcattgatttgtaaatgtgtaaacacattgttagtacATTTAGTACATCttggaaaatattattactgattttacaaaaaaatcacaactaaaagagtatacatgcaatgcaaaaaacagaccacaaacaaaactattatagattattcatctacaaagacaagcttggattccacttgagtagacaagaccagacaacttttaagaagtccagacgacttctaagaagtccagacgacttccaggaagttcagacgactttgccagaagacttttaggaagttcagacgacttccagacgactttacaggaagtccagacgacttttaggaagtccagacgacttccagacgacttccagacgacttccagacgactaacaagtaagtcgtcccagaagtcttccagatctgaaaaacctgcatattaaatctagatctgaaaaacctgcatattcaaaaacgttcaaatggcttaaaaacagaaaaaatgagtggaagattagataaatctacctttacagaacacacaaaaatacatatctaaaaataatagatctacctttaaattagtggaagatgagtaccaaataatttaaaacctgcaaaaaaaaaaaaatagattagtaacaaagacatgagacaaaattgaaaaattcatataaagtttggtgttttcaagtcaaagagattagagtgggtttggagagtttagtttgggaaaaaagtaagaactttatacaacaagaagttaccaaatgaagaaaaatcagacataagaacttaccaaaacgctcagaaaaatccacacgacttcctagaagtccagacgacttcttggaagtccagacgacttcctggaagtccagacgacttcctggaagtccagacgacttcctggaagtccagacgacttcctggaagtccagacgacttcctggaagtccagacgacttcctggaagtccagacgacttcctggaagtccagacgacttcctggaagtccagacgactttgtcagaaaacttccaagaagtccagacgacttccagacgactaacaggtaagtcgtcccagaagtcttccagatctgaaaaacctgcacatcaaatccagatctgaaaaacctgcatatccaaaaacgttcaaatgacttaaaaatagagaaaatgagtggaagattagataaattacatttatagaacacacaaaaatacatatctaaaattaatagatctacctctaaattagtggaagatgggtaccatttgattaaaaacctgcaaaagagatagattagtataaaatacatgagacaaaactaaaaaattcatataaagtttggtgttttcaagtcaaagagattagagagaggttggagagttttagaatgatgaacattacatttttgttgcagccatttgagaggaggagagagaatgtgtaaatttttctttatatagggagacaaaaaatccaattagattaaatatttttgactcagacgacttcctagacgacttacatttcagtcgtctggtgaagaaattaaaacagacgacttacatgtaagtcgtccagaagagtttaatatttttagcgggaaattaaatatttttagcgggaaactaaaatagaagactttccagacgacttacaagtaagtcgtctggacgactgaaatatacgtcgtccgggtaaattattcaacagacgactgaaatataagtcgtccacaccctaaacataacccctaaacttaattatctaattaaacacttcataaaaccaaatcaaacttgaaaagtgtttactatacacagaaataaacacatataggtgaaaactaatttttgaaaaaaatattttagttttccaaaatctaaccctaacaatacatacaatactacaacatatgtttgccaaactcctaaaccaaagtatttcatgattcactacttccactcatctatcttcaaaacaaatcaattttatcatatcttaatttatatcagttaaaactgtttataattacttgatttttattttttacgcatcaaaatatttttttacaagatttataaattatttttaaaataaactggtaccaggcgacttacacttcagtcgtccagacgacttccaacatctcagacgactcagacgatttactggggctatattcgtaaaaatggcttctgtttttttgtttggtcacaaggggctgagctgtaatttcactagacttttaggttagttttgcatttgattcaagtttgggtataggtttggaattaaaatcaagttgtgggttagttttggcaaaaacccctattTTCTAAGTAAACTAATAaacttataaatttaatttatgagGTGTATTCAATCTAAAGTTTGAggtaatttgatttttaatgaaattttagaTGATTTCAATGAATTAGAGAATCTGAGGTGATTTTTGTTAAACTGCTATAGAATATTACCTAAAACCATGAgatttaaattttactttttaaaatcctacaacttaaaatatttttaataacagtGTATTTCATAGTATTTTATGAAATGTTAGGTTCAATAACAAATAACAGTAGAGTTTAAATGAGTTTTGTAAAAGTggatttgtcattttaatacataatacattatttttatgatattttcaatctgtataatatttaatataattaaatttcctTGCGTAAAACATTAATGCAGATTCAATCAAACCAATGGCCTAAGTCGGTTTTCACAAAGACAAAACAACACTTTATTAAGAGAGATGTAAAtatgtttagaaaatttaataatacCGTAATTGTTTTCTACAGCAATACCTTATTTGATTTTCAGGAGCACAATGGTGTTTGATGTGTAatttatcattatatattttacgtcTTTTCAATGTAACTATAAatgaattttgttaaaaaaaactttggttagtgttatttaataaataacgaAATTTAACGCAAAGCAAATGATATCTTTTTCAAGAAAAGATTGTTTTCCtaaatatgatatcaaaaaGGGATTTGTTTACTAATACACAATTTGACTTACTGAAAAGCCTTAATGACTTCCCGATTTTACCAATAAATCACTCATCACTGTTTAGTCTTAAATTTTGTTTCTATGGTATTTTCATGTAATATAAGGCATGGTTGAAATCATTTTATAATGTAAAgactactctctctctctcactcacccaactctatatatatagtttctcTTTCTTCGGTTTTCGTATCATCGAACCTTCCATTGTTTTCCCCTTTCTCGTTCTCGCTCTTCAAACCAGAACACAAGATACAGTCACTGTCTCAAAATTCTAACGAAGATCAAAACAGAAGCCATGGTTTCTCTGCTTACAATGTCGACAAGCGGTGCTATAACATATCCTCAAGCCCAAAGTGATTTATGCATGAGGCCCATCAAAAGACAGCCGAAAATTAAATGCACGGTGCACATCGACGTAACCGACCAACCCCTAAAACGTTCTTCATTTACACCCAGAACCACTGCGACGCCGCCGCCGCAGCATAATTCCCTCCGACTAAACATCTTCCAGAAAGCGGCGGCGATTGCTATCGACGCGGCTGAGCGCGCGTTGATCTCCCACGAGAAAGATACTCCTCTTTCCAAAACCGCCGATCCAAGTGTTCAGATCGCCGGTAATTATTTTCCGGTATCGGAATGTCCCGTCCGACAGTTTCTCACCGTCGAAGGAACAATCCCTGACAGCATTGACGGAGTTTACGTCCGTAACGGCGCAAATCCAATGTTCGACCCGATCGCTGGACACCATTTATTCGACGGAGACGGAATGGTTCACGCCATTAAAATAACCAACGGTTCAGCAAGCTACGCATGCCGGTTTACAAAAACCGAGAGATTGATTCAGGAAAAACGATTGGGTAGACCGGTTTTCCCGAAAGCAATCGGGGAGCTTCACGGCCACTCGGGAATCGCACGTCTGATGCTTTTTTACGCACGTGGGCTTTGCGGTCTCGTCAACAACCAAAACGGCGTCGGAGTGGCGAATGCCGGTTTGGTTTACTTCAATAACCGGCTATTAGCAATGTCAGAAGACGATTTACCGTATCAATTAAAAATAACTCAAACCGGCGATCTCGAAACCGTTGGGCGTTACGATTTCGACGGTCAGTTAAAATCCACGATGATCGCCCACCCGAAACTCGACCCGGTTACGAAGGAGCTCCACGCGCTAAGCTACGACGTCGTGAGAAAGCCTTACTTGAAGTACTTCAGATTCTCGCCGGACGGCGTTAAATCACCGGAAGTAGAGATCCCGCTCGAGACTCCGACGATGATTCACGATTTCGCTATAACGGAGAACTTCGTGGTGATTCCGGATCAACAAGTCGTGTTCAAGCTAGGGGAGATGATGGCCGGAAACTCGCCGGTGGTTTTCGACGGCGGAAAGGTTTCGCGACTGGGGATAATGCCGAAAGACGCGACGGAGGCTTCCGAGATAATCTGGGTGAATTCGCCGGAGACGTTCTGTTTCCACCTCTGGAACGCGTGGGAATCGCCGGAGACTGAGGAAGTGGTGGTGATCGGGTCGTGTATGTCGCCGGCGGATTCTATCTTCAACGAGAGAGACGAGAGCTTGAAAAGCGTCTTGACGGAGATCAGGATAAACCTCAGGACGCGT comes from the Brassica rapa cultivar Chiifu-401-42 chromosome A01, CAAS_Brap_v3.01, whole genome shotgun sequence genome and includes:
- the LOC103856252 gene encoding 9-cis-epoxycarotenoid dioxygenase NCED2, chloroplastic translates to MVSLLTMSTSGAITYPQAQSDLCMRPIKRQPKIKCTVHIDVTDQPLKRSSFTPRTTATPPPQHNSLRLNIFQKAAAIAIDAAERALISHEKDTPLSKTADPSVQIAGNYFPVSECPVRQFLTVEGTIPDSIDGVYVRNGANPMFDPIAGHHLFDGDGMVHAIKITNGSASYACRFTKTERLIQEKRLGRPVFPKAIGELHGHSGIARLMLFYARGLCGLVNNQNGVGVANAGLVYFNNRLLAMSEDDLPYQLKITQTGDLETVGRYDFDGQLKSTMIAHPKLDPVTKELHALSYDVVRKPYLKYFRFSPDGVKSPEVEIPLETPTMIHDFAITENFVVIPDQQVVFKLGEMMAGNSPVVFDGGKVSRLGIMPKDATEASEIIWVNSPETFCFHLWNAWESPETEEVVVIGSCMSPADSIFNERDESLKSVLTEIRINLRTRESTRRAMLVDELNLEIGMVNRNRLGRETRFAFLAIADPWPKVSGFAKVDLVTGEIEKYVYGDEKYGGEPFFLPSGSVDGGDNEDDGYIFCHVHDEEKETSELQIINAVDLKLEATIKLPSRVPYGFHGTFVDASELVDQV